A genomic segment from Dermacentor silvarum isolate Dsil-2018 chromosome 11, BIME_Dsil_1.4, whole genome shotgun sequence encodes:
- the LOC125941638 gene encoding beta-1,3-galactosyltransferase 5-like, with product MKYLRMTLTLSILSGLFVAFVTLYLYKYCAYRIRLTSSWKRCGVGNKGLTFKYVTHRARFCEPAANRTSVLIGVISSTPNFEARAAIRDTWGGTALKMGFDVVFLLGKTSDQELQRKVFAEHDSYGDIVQGDFVDCYRNLTYKTVMLMRWAREKCSDANFVLKIDDDMLLGVWDFAVVVNGLVGVKRSMWGNLNSDPRPNRYVSQKWYVSRQEYAPDTYPPFLSGTAYLISGDSIATLEELTHDECFFPLEDIYLTAIVAERAQVSRLNLDGFSYDHTLYSQPCSTPRVVTSHKWSPVALRNAWRHAVSRLDFRLCVGIKQSQTVS from the coding sequence ATGAAGTACCTCAGAATGACTCTAACGCTTTCGATACTGTCAGGGCTATTTGTTGCTTTTGTTACCTTGTACCTCTACAAGTATTGCGCCTACCGAATCAGATTGACATCCTCATGGAAGAGATGCGGTGTTGGAAATAAGGGGCTGACCTTCAAATACGTTACGCATAGGGCAAGGTTTTGTGAACCAGCAGCCAACCGAACAAGCGTGCTTATTGGCGTAATCTCGAGCACGCCCAACTTCGAGGCTCGAGCGGCGATCCGGGACACCTGGGGCGGCACAGCGCTGAAGATGGGTTTCGACGTGGTCTTCCTGCTGGGAAAAACATCGGACCAGGAACTGCAGCGCAAGGTATTCGCTGAGCACGACTCGTACGGGGACATAGTTCAAGGAGACTTTGTCGACTGCTACAGGAACCTCACCTACAAGACCGTGATGCTGATGCGCTGGGCTCGAGAAAAGTGCTCGGACGCTAATTTTGTGCTGAAGATAGACGACGACATGCTTCTCGGGGTGTGGGACTTCGCCGTCGTTGTGAACggtttggtgggagtcaaacgcTCGATGTGGGGAAATTTGAATAGTGATCCCCGCCCCAATCGTTATGTATCTCAAAAGTGGTACGTGTCTAGGCAGGAATACGCACCGGACACCTATCCCCCATTCCTCTCAGGGACCGCCTACCTGATATCTGGTGACAGCATTGCCACACTAGAGGAGCTCACACACGACGAGTGCTTCTTCCCTCTCGAAGACATTTACTTGACCGCCATCGTTGCAGAGAGAGCTCAAGTGAGTCGGCTAAATTTGGACGGTTTTTCCTACGACCATACCCTGTACAGTCAGCCATGTTCTACACCCAGGGTCGTAACCTCTCACAAGTGGAGCCCCGTGGCGTTGAGAAATGCTTGGAGGCATGCTGTTTCCCGCTTGGATTTTCGGCTGTGCGTGGGAATAAAGCAAAGCCAGACGGTGTCGTAG
- the LOC125941639 gene encoding beta-1,3-galactosyltransferase 2-like, protein MGFLVVFLLGMTPDQEVQRKVLTEHNIYGDIVQGDFVDSYKNLTYKTVMLIRWAREKCSEVNFVLKIDDDMLLSVWDLAVVVNDLEGIKRTMWGYLYRGASPNRNVASKWYVSRKEYAPDTYPAFLSGTGYLISGDSIATLEELISDECFFPLEDIYLTAIVAERAQVSRLGFDGFSNEHKWFHQPCSTPRVVTSHDWSPAALRNQWRHAVSRLNFALCAGLKKSQMVS, encoded by the coding sequence ATGGGCTTCCTCGTAGTCTTTCTTCTGGGAATGACACCGGACCAAGAAGTTCAGCGCAAGGTGTTGACAGAACACAACATCTACGGAGATATCGTTCAGGGAGACTTTGTCGACAGCTACAAGAACCTCACCTACAAGACTGTGATGCTGATCCGCTGGGCTCGAGAAAAGTGCTCGGAGGTTAACTTCGTGCTCAAGATCGACGACGATATGCTACTCAGCGTATGGGATCTCGCCGTCGTCGTGAACGATTTGGAGGGAATCAAACGCACAATGTGGGGTTATCTGTATCGCGGTGCTTCTCCCAATCGCAACGTCGCTTCCAAGTGGTACGTGTCTAGGAAGGAATACGCGCCAGATACCTACCCCGCATTTCTCTCGGGCACCGGTTACCTAATATCTGGTGACAGCATTGCCACTCTCGAGGAGCTCATTAGTGACGAGTGCTTCTTTCCTCTCGAAGACATCTACCTGACCGCCATCGTTGCGGAGAGAGCTCAAGTGAGTCGTTTAGGTTTCGATGGCTTCTCCAATGAACACAAGTGGTTCCATCAGCCGTGCTCGACCCCCAgggtcgtgacgtcacacgattGGAGCCCAGCGGCATTGAGGAATCAATGGAGGCACGCTGTCTCCCGGTTGAACTTCGCGCTGTGCGCGGGATTAAAGAAAAGCCAGATGGTATCGTAG